A window of the Microbacterium sp. LWH13-1.2 genome harbors these coding sequences:
- a CDS encoding TetR/AcrR family transcriptional regulator, producing MTSPVTARDRAKAERSDAILREAARLFADSGYNGVSLEDIGAAVGVSGPAVYRHFAGKQALLGAVLVKVSDDLVAGGTRVAAEGATPEERMRALVAFHVDFALGHADVIRVHDRDVAQLDARDHAEVRRLQRAYIELWISTLAPLVDADADELRLRVQACFGLINSTPHSTRAAARQRSATATVLAAMAESALRATT from the coding sequence ATGACAAGCCCCGTCACCGCGCGAGATCGCGCCAAGGCAGAGCGCTCCGACGCGATCCTTCGCGAGGCCGCGCGACTCTTCGCCGACAGCGGGTACAACGGTGTGAGCCTCGAGGACATCGGAGCAGCCGTGGGTGTGTCCGGCCCCGCCGTGTACCGCCACTTCGCGGGAAAGCAGGCGCTGCTCGGGGCGGTTCTCGTCAAGGTGAGCGACGACCTCGTCGCCGGCGGAACCCGCGTGGCCGCCGAGGGTGCGACGCCTGAAGAGCGGATGCGCGCGCTCGTCGCCTTTCACGTGGACTTCGCGCTCGGTCACGCCGACGTGATCCGCGTGCACGACAGGGACGTCGCGCAACTCGATGCGCGTGATCACGCCGAGGTACGGCGTCTGCAGCGTGCCTACATCGAGCTGTGGATCAGCACGCTGGCCCCCCTCGTCGATGCCGACGCCGACGAGCTGCGTCTGCGAGTGCAGGCGTGCTTCGGCCTCATCAACTCGACCCCGCACAGTACGCGCGCCGCCGCCCGTCAGCGATCCGCCACCGCGACAGTGCTCGCCGCGATGGCGGAGTCGGCGCTGCGCGCCACTACCTGA
- a CDS encoding carboxyl transferase domain-containing protein has translation MPVTQQSLAAELHHRLTVVAQGGPEASRERHVARGKLLPRERVTRLLDEGSPFIEVAPLAAHGLYGGEAPAAGVIAGIGLVHGRHVMVVCNDATVKGGTYYPLTVKKHLRAQEIALENRLPCLYLVDSGGAFLPKQDEVFPDREHFGRIFFNQARMSAERIPQLAAVLGSCTAGGAYVPAMSDETVIVRGQGTIFLGGPPLVKAAIGEVVSAEELGGGELHARRSGVVDHLAEDDEHALEILRDIVATLPAPDQPAWEVHDSRPPAELGSLYDVVPVDVNAAYDVHVVIDRLIDADTFREFKAEYGKTLVTGFARLHGHPVGIVANNGVLFSESALKGAHFIELCDQRGIPLLFLQNITGFMVGSDAEAGGIAKDGAKMVTAVASTRVPKLTVIIGGSFGAGNYSMCGRAYSPRFLWTWPASRISVMGGAQAASVLSTVKSDQLAARGEEWSADERDSFESPIREQYETQGEPYYATARLWDDGIIDPAETRDLLGLALDVVARSPLPEPRFGLFRM, from the coding sequence ATGCCCGTAACCCAGCAGTCCCTCGCCGCCGAGCTGCACCACCGGCTGACGGTGGTCGCGCAGGGTGGGCCGGAGGCATCTCGTGAGCGGCACGTCGCACGAGGGAAGCTCCTGCCCCGCGAGCGCGTGACGCGTCTTCTCGACGAGGGGAGCCCCTTCATCGAAGTCGCGCCCCTGGCAGCCCATGGCCTGTACGGGGGAGAAGCACCCGCAGCGGGGGTGATCGCCGGCATCGGTCTCGTGCACGGACGGCATGTGATGGTCGTCTGCAACGATGCGACGGTCAAGGGCGGCACCTACTACCCGCTGACGGTGAAGAAGCACCTGCGTGCGCAGGAGATCGCCCTGGAGAATCGCCTGCCGTGCCTGTACCTGGTGGACTCTGGTGGGGCCTTCCTCCCCAAGCAGGATGAGGTGTTCCCCGATCGCGAGCACTTCGGTCGGATCTTCTTCAACCAGGCGCGGATGTCGGCAGAGCGCATCCCGCAGCTCGCAGCCGTCCTCGGCTCGTGCACGGCCGGTGGAGCGTACGTCCCGGCGATGAGCGACGAGACGGTGATCGTCCGCGGCCAGGGCACGATCTTCCTCGGCGGCCCGCCCCTCGTGAAGGCCGCCATCGGCGAGGTCGTGTCCGCAGAGGAGCTCGGGGGCGGCGAGCTCCATGCCCGCCGCAGCGGCGTCGTCGATCACCTTGCGGAGGACGACGAGCATGCCCTCGAGATCCTGCGGGACATCGTCGCCACGCTCCCTGCTCCGGATCAGCCCGCCTGGGAGGTGCACGACAGCCGCCCTCCTGCCGAGCTCGGATCCCTGTACGACGTCGTCCCGGTCGACGTCAACGCGGCATACGACGTGCACGTGGTCATCGATCGACTCATCGACGCCGACACCTTCCGCGAGTTCAAGGCGGAGTACGGGAAGACCCTTGTCACGGGGTTCGCCAGGCTCCACGGCCACCCGGTCGGGATCGTCGCGAACAACGGCGTCCTCTTCAGCGAATCGGCGCTCAAGGGCGCGCACTTCATCGAGCTCTGCGACCAGCGCGGCATACCGCTGCTGTTCCTGCAGAACATCACGGGATTCATGGTCGGCTCGGATGCCGAGGCCGGCGGGATCGCCAAGGACGGCGCGAAGATGGTGACGGCTGTGGCGAGCACCCGAGTGCCCAAGCTCACCGTGATCATCGGCGGCTCCTTCGGCGCGGGCAACTACTCGATGTGCGGCAGGGCCTACTCCCCGAGATTCCTCTGGACGTGGCCGGCCAGCCGCATCTCCGTGATGGGTGGGGCGCAAGCCGCGTCCGTGCTCTCCACCGTCAAGTCCGACCAGCTCGCCGCTCGGGGGGAGGAGTGGAGCGCCGACGAACGAGACTCCTTCGAGTCGCCGATCCGCGAGCAGTATGAGACGCAGGGCGAGCCCTATTACGCGACAGCGCGCCTCTGGGACGACGGCATCATCGACCCCGCTGAGACCCGCGACCTTCTCGGCCTCGCCCTCGACGTGGTCGCCCGCAGCCCACTGCCCGAACCCCGCTTCGGCCTCTTCCGGATGTGA
- a CDS encoding biotin carboxylase N-terminal domain-containing protein, whose translation MTLQNTHTFDAVLVANRGEIARRIIRTLRELGIRSIAVYSDADADAPHVREADDAVWIGAAPAAESYLDIDAVVGAARATGAQAIHPGYGFLSESVGLAEACAESGIVFIGPSVDALQIMGDKATARDHVVRSGVPVVPGFDARGLSDAEIAEEAIAVGFPLLVKPSAGGGGKGMEIVADEAGLGSALASARRVAASAFGDDALILERLIRRPRHIEVQVFGDVHGTVIALGERECTLQRRHQKVIEEAPSAGIPDETRARLLTAAIQAAESVSYVGAGTVEFLIDADAPDQVFFIEMNTRLQVEHPVTEEVTGLDLVALQLRVAEGGRLDQAPPVRGHAVEARVYAESPERGFLPSTGRVLLFDPPQGVRVDAAVETGSEVTGFYDPMIAKVIAVASDRETALRRLDEALARTVVLGVDTNIDFLRTLCRDSRVMAGDLDTGLIDTLLPLLIAQPTMSMLAAARGCVLRDGVSGSDDRTSHRAGAVWAARSGVATRETAFLTDQDEVLFASEAPDGHRQEVAVAIDGDGAVWVSEDGRTARLRPIDRRQRMQRRLQARDERDESTGPDARAPMPGSVVAVHVVDGDSVTAGTPIVSIEAMKMEHPVRAPHDGVVRLLVAVGDQVRRDQPVARVMTEENR comes from the coding sequence ATGACGCTCCAGAACACTCACACGTTCGACGCGGTCCTGGTCGCGAACAGAGGCGAGATCGCACGCCGGATCATCAGGACGCTCCGAGAACTCGGCATTCGCAGCATCGCCGTCTACAGCGACGCCGATGCCGACGCGCCCCATGTGCGGGAGGCCGACGACGCCGTGTGGATCGGCGCCGCTCCCGCAGCGGAGTCCTACCTCGACATCGATGCGGTGGTCGGCGCGGCCCGGGCCACGGGCGCTCAGGCCATCCATCCCGGGTACGGCTTCCTCTCGGAGAGCGTCGGGCTCGCCGAAGCGTGCGCGGAGAGCGGCATCGTCTTCATCGGCCCGTCGGTCGATGCGCTCCAGATCATGGGCGACAAGGCGACAGCGCGCGATCACGTGGTGCGTTCCGGCGTGCCGGTCGTTCCCGGATTCGATGCCCGCGGTCTGTCGGACGCGGAGATCGCCGAAGAGGCGATCGCTGTCGGATTCCCGCTGCTGGTCAAGCCGAGCGCAGGAGGAGGCGGCAAGGGAATGGAGATCGTCGCCGATGAGGCAGGGCTCGGGTCGGCGCTGGCTTCGGCGAGGCGGGTCGCAGCGTCGGCGTTCGGCGACGACGCGCTGATCCTCGAGCGACTCATCCGGCGCCCTCGTCACATCGAGGTCCAGGTCTTCGGAGACGTCCACGGGACGGTCATCGCGCTCGGCGAGCGCGAGTGCACTCTCCAGCGTCGTCATCAGAAGGTCATCGAGGAGGCGCCGTCGGCGGGCATCCCGGATGAGACCAGGGCTCGACTTCTGACCGCGGCGATCCAGGCGGCGGAGAGCGTGTCGTACGTGGGGGCCGGCACGGTGGAGTTCCTCATCGACGCGGATGCACCGGATCAGGTGTTCTTCATCGAGATGAACACGCGTCTGCAGGTCGAGCACCCCGTCACCGAGGAGGTGACCGGTCTCGACCTCGTGGCGCTCCAGCTCCGGGTCGCCGAAGGAGGGCGGCTCGACCAGGCTCCTCCCGTGCGGGGGCACGCGGTCGAGGCGCGTGTCTACGCCGAGTCGCCGGAGCGCGGATTCCTGCCGTCCACCGGCCGGGTGCTGCTGTTCGATCCGCCTCAGGGCGTGCGGGTGGATGCCGCGGTGGAGACGGGCTCCGAGGTCACGGGCTTCTACGACCCGATGATCGCGAAGGTGATCGCCGTCGCCTCCGACAGGGAGACAGCCCTTCGCCGTCTGGATGAGGCGCTGGCGCGCACGGTCGTCCTCGGTGTGGACACGAACATCGACTTCCTGCGCACGCTGTGCCGCGACTCGCGGGTGATGGCCGGGGATCTCGACACGGGGCTGATCGACACTCTGCTGCCGCTGCTGATCGCGCAGCCGACGATGTCGATGCTGGCCGCTGCGAGGGGCTGTGTGCTGCGCGACGGCGTCTCAGGTTCAGACGACAGAACCTCCCACCGTGCCGGCGCCGTATGGGCTGCGCGCAGCGGTGTCGCGACGCGCGAAACCGCGTTCCTCACCGATCAGGACGAGGTCCTCTTCGCATCCGAAGCGCCCGACGGCCACCGTCAGGAGGTCGCCGTCGCCATCGACGGCGACGGCGCGGTCTGGGTGAGCGAGGACGGGCGCACCGCACGACTCCGGCCGATCGACCGCCGCCAGCGCATGCAGCGACGCCTGCAGGCACGTGATGAACGCGACGAGTCGACCGGCCCAGATGCCCGTGCGCCGATGCCGGGGAGCGTCGTCGCCGTGCACGTGGTCGACGGTGACTCGGTGACGGCGGGCACGCCGATCGTCTCGATCGAGGCGATGAAGATGGAGCACCCGGTGCGCGCCCCGCATGACGGGGTCGTGCGCCTGCTGGTCGCCGTGGGCGATCAGGTGCGGCGCGACCAGCCGGTCGCCCGAGTGATGACGGAGGAGAACCGATGA
- a CDS encoding acyl-CoA dehydrogenase family protein codes for MREDLTDEERELAAMVRDFADSVVAPQSYEADRTHTLSMDVVGQMGDLGLFGLPFPEEYGGQGGDYMALGVAIEALGRVDQSIAITLEAGVSLGAMPVFRFGTEEQKQELLPDLLAGRALAGFGLTEPEAGSDAGATRTTARLDGDEWVIDGSKQFITNSGTPITRFVTVTAVTGNENGRKEISTIIVPNGTQGFTVEAPYDKVGWNASDTHPLTFDGARVPAGNLLGERGSGFRNFLSILDEGRIAIAALSTGAAEGCLEAAVDYAKSRTIFGSALSTRQNAQFTLARMRARVHTARLAWHHAARLRDGGRPFAEQAAIAKLVAGEAAMDNARDATQIFGGNGFMNEFPVARHYRDSKILEIGEGTTEVQLLVIARALGLAG; via the coding sequence ATGAGGGAAGATCTGACCGACGAGGAGCGCGAGCTCGCCGCGATGGTGCGCGACTTCGCCGACAGCGTCGTCGCGCCGCAGTCGTATGAGGCCGATCGCACCCACACGCTCTCGATGGACGTGGTCGGGCAGATGGGCGACCTCGGGCTGTTCGGGTTGCCGTTCCCCGAAGAGTACGGCGGACAGGGCGGCGACTACATGGCCCTGGGCGTCGCGATCGAGGCTCTCGGTCGCGTCGATCAGTCGATCGCGATCACTCTCGAGGCGGGAGTGAGTCTCGGGGCGATGCCGGTGTTCCGATTCGGAACCGAGGAGCAGAAACAGGAGCTGCTTCCTGATCTGCTCGCCGGTCGCGCTCTCGCAGGATTCGGTCTGACCGAGCCCGAGGCCGGCAGCGATGCGGGGGCGACTCGCACCACGGCCCGCCTCGACGGTGACGAGTGGGTGATCGACGGGTCGAAGCAGTTCATCACCAACTCCGGGACGCCGATCACCCGATTCGTCACAGTCACCGCCGTGACAGGGAACGAGAACGGACGCAAGGAGATCTCCACGATCATCGTCCCGAACGGCACCCAGGGCTTCACGGTGGAAGCGCCGTACGACAAGGTGGGATGGAACGCCTCCGACACGCATCCGCTGACCTTCGACGGTGCGCGCGTACCGGCGGGGAACCTCCTCGGCGAGCGGGGGAGCGGCTTCCGCAACTTCCTGAGCATCCTGGACGAGGGGCGTATCGCGATCGCGGCGCTCTCGACCGGCGCGGCAGAAGGATGCCTCGAGGCAGCCGTCGACTATGCGAAGAGCCGCACGATCTTCGGAAGTGCGCTGAGCACCCGTCAGAATGCGCAGTTCACCCTGGCCCGGATGCGTGCCCGGGTGCACACGGCCCGGCTCGCCTGGCATCACGCGGCGCGGTTGCGAGACGGAGGACGGCCGTTCGCCGAGCAGGCGGCGATCGCCAAGCTCGTCGCGGGCGAGGCCGCCATGGACAACGCCAGGGATGCGACGCAGATCTTCGGCGGAAACGGGTTCATGAATGAGTTTCCGGTCGCACGTCACTACCGCGACTCCAAGATCCTCGAGATCGGTGAGGGCACCACCGAGGTCCAGCTCCTGGTGATCGCGCGGGCGCTCGGACTCGCCGGGTAG
- a CDS encoding MaoC family dehydratase, which translates to MSAHDIVQRGLFFEEFDLDARYLHRPGRTATEADNVLFTTLTMNTQALHLDAAFADAQEPFGARLINSMWTLSTMVGASVAQLTQGTLVAQLGFGDVAFPHPLFAGDTLYTESVITEKRLSASRPGQGIVTIAHTGRNQSGTVVSTATRSVLVRCLPEGGAR; encoded by the coding sequence ATGAGCGCACACGACATCGTCCAGCGGGGGCTCTTCTTCGAAGAGTTCGATCTGGATGCCCGGTATCTCCATCGACCGGGGCGTACCGCCACTGAGGCCGACAACGTGCTCTTCACGACGCTCACCATGAACACGCAGGCGCTTCATCTCGATGCGGCGTTCGCGGACGCGCAGGAGCCCTTCGGCGCTCGCCTGATCAACTCGATGTGGACGCTGTCGACGATGGTCGGCGCATCGGTAGCCCAGCTCACACAGGGGACGCTCGTCGCGCAGCTCGGCTTCGGCGACGTCGCATTCCCGCACCCGCTGTTCGCAGGCGACACCCTCTACACCGAGAGCGTGATCACCGAGAAGCGCCTCTCGGCCTCGCGCCCCGGACAGGGGATCGTCACCATCGCGCACACCGGACGCAACCAGAGCGGAACGGTCGTCTCCACGGCCACGCGTTCGGTGCTCGTGCGGTGCCTGCCCGAAGGGGGAGCTCGATGA